ATTTTTCCCATCCTGAAGCTATACAGGACGTGTAAATATTAATGTTTGAGCTTAGCCCCTATAGCAGATAGCACACATTTGAACTGACAAAACTTAGATGTGTGGACGACGAAACGTATGTGCATTTGCCACTTGGTCCCAATTCTTCTTCGCTGTTGAAGTTCAGTAAATGCATTTGGATTGCAACTCCAAGAGTCTTTCCCCCCATACTACCTTGTTTTAGCAAGATGATTGATGAGGCAATCTCTATGTGACGGATTCAGTTACAGACAAAAAGTCAAGCTTCTGGATAGGAGAAATGCCCAAAGAAGAAACCATGGGACTAATAATGCTACATCATCATTAAACTCAAACACCTTATCCATGTTACATCTGACAAAGGCATGTTGTTTGTAGAGCGTGTTTATGCGATCCGTTTAACCACCCTTGTCCCCATCGCCCTCCCTCGACAAAACCTCAGACTTCAATCTCATCGTGACCACAGCATCCTCTGTATTATCTTCAGGCATCGTCTGCAGGGTGCTAATGAGCCATCCTTGGTACCCTATACCGCTGTCCTGAGATCGACGATCCCTATTTGTCATCACGGTGAGTTGCGTCTTTTCATGAAATTTGCTCGTCTCCAGACGATAGCCTAAATGAAACTTCAGCCCTCGCTTCCTCCAGCTTACCAAATAGCTCTTTCATGAACTGGGATTGTGTGCCGTGTGTTATCCGAAGTACATCTGCTGCCCTGGTTAACGATTTCAGAGCGTCCTCCGTGTACTCAAGCAACCTATGGCATGGAGGAGCTTTTAGTTAACACTGTTCAGCGGTGCAAAGAAGGAACAGTCAGGAAAGAAGAAAACAGAGAGCCAGTGTTAGACAGAAGACAAACATAGGGACTACTTGCGAATTTTAATTACTGTGTATGAAAGACCATCACAACTTAAAACCTTGTGTCAAAATGTGCTACGGTTGCTGAAAAGGCATGTCCATATCCTAACAGTGCCAAAGTTAGCATCAGACAATCACACAAATGATTAATAGACAAGGGGTTTGATTTGCCCCACTTTACAAGGGGTTTGATGATTTGCCCCTTGATTGTCTCAATGACAGTGGCCCCGGGCCCCACCCGGCAGCCtctcagggggggggggggggggcaaatgaTCAAATGGAGAAGTAAAGTGGGGCAAAAGATCCAATTTCTCTATACTAGCATGGAAAGCTATCACATCATAGATGACACATGAACGGAAGTGTGTGGATAGGTAAAAGTACCCTTACCATTCGAGCTTTCCGCAAGTATAGAATTGCAGTCCAACCATTGGATGAAAAGGTGGGTAAACTCCTGATGAAAGTGCAACAACATTAGCGAACATCGAGTTTTGCCATAAACAGTGAGCTAACATAAGGAAGAGCAATGAGAATTTGAGAAAACATTCTTTTCAATGAAAACAGTCAGCAGTTTTTATTGTATCGCTTGCAAATGTCCTTTCAAACTGTTAAGATCGTATATAaacttttgcccttgcccttcctTGCTGATATAATGTTCTACCAGCTACTATGCGGCCTGTGGGTTGTGGCCAAAAATATCAACATTGTCATGCAGCAGCAGTTGCAGCATTATAGATACTTATTGTACTGATCATGATAGGGTTCTCACTTTTTGTTCACTGATAACTTTCTCGCGCACTATTCAAGATGATATTTTCATCTCAAAACTAAACAATTAACCAATGTCGTAACTTACATGTTCACGCTTGATCCCAAATGCGCGTCCCTCGTAAATATAAAATCACGTGTTTCTTTAGCAAGTGCTATCAATAAGTGTAGTTTTGGAATTTGGGATTTCAATGAAAAGAAGCATAATAGCAGGTTTCAACCTATGAATTATTTCTTTACGAGACAAAAACAGATCATCCTAAGTTCACTCTTCACTGTATCTTTCTTTATGGGTTAACCCCACAGGTTGCTGCCTATCAAACTTTTAAGACAAAAAAAATGAGAGGCCTAAAAAACAAGATCAAACAGGAATAGGGATAACAGATGGAAAGCACTTCCTGGCATGAGATTGAGACAATTTTCTTACAAACATGCAAAGTTTTTCCTGAAGTTAACCTTGGACGTCAGAATATGATTTGGTAGAATTCAAACCCTTTAATTCAGAACCATGATGGTGTAAAATATATATTATATAATTGTATAGCATAAGATATTCCCAGTTAAATACAATAGGATCAAGGTTGCCTTACTTTCATAAACTGGAATAGTCAATCTGCAATACATCAATGCAGTCTGCCAATCTTGCAACTCCATATATATCTGCAGCAATGGTATGCCTGGTGAGATAGTAGATCAAGTGAAGTTGCATGGGTGAATGGCAGTAGTTACTCATACAGTCATTCTAGTAAATGTGTTGTGCATCCCTACTTTACTTACTTACGAAGCCTTTtatcccaaacaagttggggtaggctagatatgaaaccctttcacgaggacttcccaggaggtcacccatcctagtactactctcgcccaaatgggtttcatacccaaaagactggctagtttttacgttggctcgccaagcctatcacaacccttagatatgaaaccctttcacgaggacttcctaggaggtcacccatcctagtactactctcgctcAAATGGGTTTCATACCTATGGGACTGGCTagtttttacgttggctcgccaagcctatcacaaccctcctcctttacccgggcttgggaccggctatgCCTAGAAGACATAGGCGGAGTTGTGTTGTGCATCCCTAAATAGTTGTTTTTCCTACACAAGCTAGAAATATACCTTCAGGAGTGTTTCACGTGTGTGAAGCAAAGTGGTCGAGAAAGAATGGTAATGCTTCTGTTCTAACTGCTCAATGGTCTTGTACACTGAACCTGCTTCACTATTATCTATATTGCTTATTAAGGTAGCAAATTTTGTGAAATACAAAACATAAGCTTATTAGATATATTTGTTTCAGAAAAAAATGATAGCGAAGGATACTTCCAGATGAAAGAAACGAAGAAGCTTTGTCAGACAACAGTAATATTTCACTCGACACCTTCTTTACCTCTTCTTCATCTCTAGAAATGCTACATTTCTGGCATGTATAAGCCTTCTTTCCTGGAGATGTTGAATAGAGATAGAATGTAAGATAAAGAACGATTGCTCATGATTTAGAATTTTCTTTGTTCCATCTCTTCATTTATTGTTTTCCTAATTTCCAACCAACCCGAGTCAGGCAGCAGAAAGCCATCACACTTTTGGTCCTTGCATCTGTATCCCTCCAGGAGAGCATCTTCCTCAGAATCCTGTAACATTGACGAAAATGTAACAGAGCTCTGACTTGAAATTTTGTAGCAAGGTACATATATATCATATATGTGTCATGATTTTTTCCGGATTTTTCACATGTTATAAATGTGTTTGTTAGTGGCCTAGTGCACTAGTAGACCCTCAAAGGTGCTAGTGCTATATGCCCCTGTCAAATGTTAATTTCCTGGGGAAAATAAAAAAAGCGGCAGAATGGAAAACCTTAATACATCGGGGACATGTGCAGGTGAAGAAGTACTGCTTGAGATCATTGTGTCTCTTCAAAGTGGTTGCTGCAGTTTCGATGTAACTTATTGATACCTGACAAAGCATATGCATCCAACATTCTCCAGAATGAGAGGAAATGTAAAGAAAAAGAAAGCATAGCATGCATGTTAACAAATGAATGACGAAGGCAGAAGACAAAAAAAAATACTTTCCTTACCTCAGTATTGCTACTCAAGGGTTGCAACGCGCGTACATATGCAGTCCGACCCTCAAATAACAAAACTGCATTTGGTACACAACTTTATACCAGAAAAGGGTAAATACAAATACAATGATTTATCAAATGATCAAATCTGAGAGAAATGCCAAACAGGTGAACAAAAGCTCAGATACTACCTGTGGTTAATAATTGATATAGCAGGAAACAGTCCAGTCCCAAGGGGCCTCAGTTCAGGGTCACATATGGTATGAGCATTGCAGGCAAACTGCACACATGTAGAAGACGATAAACCATTCACACTTACTTCATAAACAAGTTATGTATCATAAGGTGTCATGTGGTGCTACCACTACCACCGGCACGACAAGGCTAGCTCCGACAGTAAGTTGATCAGTTACAGTCGGTAGGGACAGGAACAGAACTGCCGGTGATGGGAAAGCCAGGTGGATGTTGCAGGCCGACATAGAGCTATCTTTTATCTGCTTCCTTCCAAGTTAGTATATTTACTTCCAGTTACATTTGTTAAACTAAGATTTGACTATATCACTTTGTTAGGGCCAGTCTTTAAAAGGACTTGGGCACAGTTTTATTCTCAAGCAAGAACTAATTAACAAGAAAAGGGAGATTTGTCTCTGAACCCGGCCCTTCCCACAGTTGCACACCTGTACTTGGGTCGGGTGCACTGCAATCACGGCACTGCCCAAGCCCAGGGGGTTGGGTCTAAGGCTTCCAATTACAGCTAAGATCTCTAGCACGTGACAATAAGCAATGCCAACTTCTGTGTACACAAAGGACTAGAATTACAGAAAATGGCCATGCTCTAAAACAAACTTCAATAATTCAAGGGGAAGATGCCCTTCAGTGCCCTTATAATAAAGAAGAGTCAGGCACCCAGAAATGCGACAATGAAAGGTCGGAGTCCACACCTTATGAGGCATAGCTACCATCCGAGCATTCACTCGATCTCAACATGGCCATGGTCTAGG
This genomic window from Aegilops tauschii subsp. strangulata cultivar AL8/78 chromosome 4, Aet v6.0, whole genome shotgun sequence contains:
- the LOC109776439 gene encoding histone-lysine N-methyltransferase ASHR1 isoform X1 — encoded protein: MAAWAEQLQRELAGRGLAVASVPGKGRGLVAARSFFPGEVIICQEPYASTPNRISVGSSCDHCFASGNLRKCSVCRVAWYCGSVCQKEEWKLHQLECQAISALTEERKKMLTPTIRLMVKLILRRKLQSEKAIPSSATDNYDLVDALESHISKVDDNQLVLYAQMANLVQLILPSIELDLKEIAHTFSKFACNAHTICDPELRPLGTGLFPAISIINHSCVPNAVLLFEGRTAYVRALQPLSSNTEVSISYIETAATTLKRHNDLKQYFFTCTCPRCIKDSEEDALLEGYRCKDQKCDGFLLPDSGKKAYTCQKCSISRDEEEVKKVSSEILLLSDKASSFLSSGNNSEAGSVYKTIEQLEQKHYHSFSTTLLHTRETLLKIYMELQDWQTALMYCRLTIPVYERVYPPFHPMVGLQFYTCGKLEWLLEYTEDALKSLTRAADVLRITHGTQSQFMKELFGKLEEARAEVSFRLSSGDEQIS
- the LOC109776439 gene encoding histone-lysine N-methyltransferase ASHR1 isoform X2; protein product: MAAWAEQLQRELAGRGLAVASVPGKGRGLVAARSFFPGEVIICQEPYASTPNRISVGSSCDHCFASGNLRKCSVCRVAWYCGSVCQKEEWKLHQLECQAISALTEERKKMLTPTIRLMVKLILRRKLQSEKAIPSSATDNYDLVDALESHISKVDDNQLVLYAQMANLVQLILPSIELDLKEIAHTFSKFACNAHTICDPELRPLGTGLFPAISIINHSCVPNAVLLFEGRTAYVRALQPLSSNTEVSISYIETAATTLKRHNDLKQYFFTCTCPRCIKDSEEDALLEGYRCKDQKCDGFLLPDSGKKAYTCQKCSISRDEEEVKKVSSEILLLSDKASSFLSSGNNSEAGSVYKTIEQLEQKHYHSFSTTLLHTRETLLKIYMELQDWQTALMYCRLTIPVYERVYPPFHPMVGLQFYTCGKLEWLLEYTEDALKSLTRAADVLRITHGTQSQFMKELFGIVDLRTAV
- the LOC109776439 gene encoding histone-lysine N-methyltransferase ASHR1 isoform X3, encoding MAAWAEQLQRELAGRGLAVASVPGKGRGLVAARSFFPGEVIICQEPYASTPNRISVGSSCDHCFASGNLRKCSVCRVAWYCGSVCQKEEWKLHQLECQAISALTEERKKMLTPTIRLMVKLILRRKLQSEKAIPSSATDNYDLVDALESHISKVDDNQLVLYAQMANLVQLILPSIELDLKEIAHTFSKFACNAHTICDPELRPLGTGLFPAISIINHSCVPNAVLLFEGRTAYVRALQPLSSNTEVSISYIETAATTLKRHNDLKQYFFTCTCPRCIKDSEEDALLEGYRCKDQKCDGFLLPDSGKKAYTCQKCSISRDEEEIYMELQDWQTALMYCRLTIPVYERVYPPFHPMVGLQFYTCGKLEWLLEYTEDALKSLTRAADVLRITHGTQSQFMKELFGIVDLRTAV